One stretch of Chryseobacterium fluminis DNA includes these proteins:
- the paaZ gene encoding phenylacetic acid degradation bifunctional protein PaaZ, whose protein sequence is MEKLKNYIYGEWIEGTGNGIPLHNAVTGEQVAISDTEGLNFEQALDYGRTVGYKNLSSMTFYDRGEMLKKVALYLLERKKKYYDLSYKTGATHVDSWVDIEGGFGTFFTYSGLAKRMLPNTPFWVDGETQKISANGTFLGTHILTPSEGVSVQINAYNFPVWGMLEKLSTSLLAGVPSIVKPSPFGSYLTNAVFQDMIESGILPEGAVQLVCGEPGNILDYVQDGDSVLFTGSATTGRKLKSLPSVAGNAVRFNMEADSLNCSILGLDAKPGTPEFDLFIKEVRNEMTTKAGQKCTAIRRIIVPENLIGDVQNALSKALDQTKIGSPLSRETKMGSLVGKQQYDEVVRKVNLLKAETELVYDGQHELVDANYENGAFMSPKLFLNDSPFTKNVSHDVEAFGPVSTLMPYKDAEEAAALAKRGKGSLVGSIISHDDQFTAETSWKMASQHGRIFVLNRDNAKESTGHGSPLPTLMHGGPGRAGGGEEMGGLNGLHFFLQKTAIQGSPDTLTAITKIYQQGAEKKFSDKHPFQKYFEEVEVGDSLETAGRTVTDADIVNFSNVSWDHFYAHTDATSLTGTIFDKTVAHGYFILSAAAGLFVSGKKGPVIANYGLENCSFFKPVYAGDTITVYLTAKEKINRGVKGRNIPSGVVKWLVEVVNQRDETVCVATILTLVAKQSPFIDLNIKNIQKSLNRLTESTQPTWGKMSPQQMIEHLEHGVLVSLGEPEADKCFTPEEQLEKWQDSLYNHRKMPKDFPAPFLAEDEKLLELRHKNLDIAKQSFMDNLKRFQIYYKENPQAEHMNFVFGKLNKEMWELMHKKHFTHHFEQFGLI, encoded by the coding sequence ATGGAAAAATTAAAAAATTATATTTACGGCGAATGGATCGAAGGGACCGGAAACGGCATTCCTTTGCACAATGCCGTGACAGGAGAGCAGGTTGCTATTTCCGATACAGAAGGACTGAATTTTGAGCAGGCTCTGGACTACGGAAGAACGGTCGGGTACAAAAATCTTTCTTCCATGACATTCTATGATCGTGGCGAAATGTTGAAAAAAGTAGCACTTTACCTTTTGGAAAGAAAGAAAAAATATTACGATTTATCATACAAAACCGGGGCAACACATGTCGATTCCTGGGTGGATATTGAGGGCGGTTTCGGAACTTTCTTCACTTACTCAGGTTTGGCGAAAAGAATGCTTCCGAATACTCCGTTTTGGGTAGATGGCGAAACGCAGAAAATTTCTGCCAACGGAACTTTTTTGGGAACGCATATTTTAACGCCGAGTGAAGGGGTTTCAGTTCAGATCAATGCGTATAACTTTCCGGTTTGGGGAATGTTAGAAAAATTATCCACTTCTTTATTGGCAGGTGTTCCGTCCATTGTAAAACCTTCTCCGTTTGGTTCTTATTTAACGAATGCGGTTTTTCAGGATATGATCGAAAGCGGTATTCTTCCTGAAGGAGCTGTTCAATTGGTCTGTGGAGAGCCCGGAAATATTCTGGATTATGTTCAGGACGGAGATTCTGTTTTGTTCACCGGTTCAGCAACAACAGGCAGAAAATTGAAATCTTTACCTTCTGTAGCAGGAAATGCTGTCCGTTTCAATATGGAAGCAGATTCCCTGAACTGTTCAATTCTTGGATTAGATGCAAAACCGGGAACTCCGGAATTTGATTTGTTCATCAAAGAGGTCCGTAACGAAATGACCACGAAGGCCGGACAGAAATGTACCGCGATCAGAAGAATTATCGTTCCTGAAAACTTAATCGGCGATGTCCAGAATGCTCTATCTAAAGCGTTGGACCAGACCAAAATCGGAAGCCCGTTAAGCAGGGAAACAAAAATGGGTTCTTTGGTCGGAAAACAGCAGTATGATGAGGTGGTAAGAAAAGTAAACCTATTGAAAGCGGAAACAGAATTAGTTTACGACGGACAGCACGAGTTGGTCGATGCCAATTACGAGAACGGAGCATTTATGAGTCCGAAATTGTTCTTAAACGATTCCCCGTTTACAAAAAATGTCTCTCACGATGTGGAGGCTTTCGGTCCTGTTTCTACATTGATGCCTTACAAGGATGCCGAAGAAGCGGCAGCCTTGGCAAAAAGAGGAAAAGGAAGTTTGGTAGGTTCTATTATTTCACATGATGATCAGTTCACCGCCGAAACTTCATGGAAAATGGCTTCCCAGCATGGTAGAATTTTCGTCTTAAACAGAGACAACGCGAAAGAAAGCACCGGGCATGGTTCTCCGCTTCCGACATTAATGCACGGTGGTCCCGGAAGAGCAGGTGGCGGCGAGGAGATGGGCGGACTGAATGGCCTTCATTTCTTCCTTCAAAAAACGGCGATTCAGGGTTCTCCGGATACGCTGACGGCAATTACGAAAATTTATCAGCAGGGAGCAGAGAAAAAATTCTCAGACAAACATCCCTTTCAGAAATATTTTGAAGAAGTTGAGGTTGGTGATTCTCTGGAAACTGCAGGAAGAACAGTTACTGATGCAGATATCGTGAATTTCTCTAATGTTTCATGGGATCATTTCTATGCCCACACGGATGCTACAAGTTTAACGGGAACGATCTTTGATAAGACTGTGGCTCATGGATATTTTATCCTTTCTGCAGCGGCCGGGTTGTTTGTTTCAGGAAAAAAAGGACCTGTTATTGCAAATTACGGACTGGAAAACTGTTCGTTCTTCAAGCCTGTTTATGCCGGAGATACCATAACCGTTTATCTAACGGCGAAAGAAAAAATCAACAGGGGAGTGAAGGGAAGAAATATTCCTTCCGGAGTAGTAAAATGGCTGGTGGAAGTCGTCAATCAAAGGGATGAAACCGTTTGTGTGGCCACTATTTTAACATTGGTTGCGAAACAGTCTCCTTTTATCGATTTAAACATAAAAAATATTCAGAAATCATTAAATAGATTAACTGAATCCACTCAGCCAACTTGGGGTAAAATGTCTCCTCAGCAAATGATCGAGCATTTGGAACATGGCGTTTTGGTAAGCCTTGGCGAGCCGGAAGCTGACAAATGTTTCACTCCTGAAGAGCAGCTGGAAAAATGGCAGGATTCTTTGTACAACCACAGAAAAATGCCGAA